In Pontimonas salivibrio, the sequence GCCACTACCCCGATCGGGAATTTGGCCGGAAAGTTGCTGCGATGCTTCGACGGGTGGCCGACGACTTCGATGGCTAAAAAACCTGCCGCCACCAAGAAACCCTCTGTGCCAGACGGCAAGACCCTCACCGAACTGGCACACACTGCCCTGCTCGAAGTCGCACCGCCAGCAGACATTGGCACGCCCCACGGTGTGGAAAGCGCCGACGATGTTTATGCGGTGCGTTTCGATTCGGAAATGTCTGGCTATCCGGGCTGGCAGTGGCTGGTGACCATGAGCGACGGTGATGGTGGCCAGTGGGGTGTGTTAGAAATCCACCTCGTGCCGGGACCAGACGCTCTGGTGTCGCCGGATTGGGTGCCGTGGTCGGAACGGCTTGAGGAATACCAACGCAGTGAGGCCGAACGGATTCAAGCAGAAGCAGACGCCCAGGCTCTCAAAGATGAAGAAGCCGACGACGGTGCTGATGACGATGCTGATGACGACCCGGACCTGGATGACGATCTCGACGATGACGACCTCGACGGGGTCGATATCGACCAACTTGACTTGGATCCCAGCGGGTTAGAAATACCCGATGAACCCAACGACGTCTTCGATCACGTGATCGACGAAGACGATGACGACGTCATCGACAAGGATTAACCAGGCGGAATCATCCGGCTCATCGAGCCGCCCTCGGCCCTCCCAGCCTCAACGAGGCGCACTAAGTACTGACCGGTTCAGGATCCTTCACCGAGTAGGTGGGCGAGCACAAAGTCGATGCTGGACATTAGCCGCTCCACATCATCAGTACTGACTCCCACAAATGTGGCGATGCGGATTTGGTTACGCCCCAACTTCCGATACGGCTCAGTGTCCACGACACCGTTTGCGCGCAAAATCGTGGTCAACACGGTGGCATCAACCCGGGAGTCGACGTCGAGGGTGACAATCACCGGCGAGCGGTGCTCGGGGTTTTCCACAAACGGTGAGAGCAACTCGTGGGATTCGGCCCACGAATACAGC encodes:
- a CDS encoding DUF3027 domain-containing protein codes for the protein MAKKPAATKKPSVPDGKTLTELAHTALLEVAPPADIGTPHGVESADDVYAVRFDSEMSGYPGWQWLVTMSDGDGGQWGVLEIHLVPGPDALVSPDWVPWSERLEEYQRSEAERIQAEADAQALKDEEADDGADDDADDDPDLDDDLDDDDLDGVDIDQLDLDPSGLEIPDEPNDVFDHVIDEDDDDVIDKD